A part of Paraliobacillus zengyii genomic DNA contains:
- the thiL gene encoding thiamine-phosphate kinase gives MDEFKFIDSIKQSTYKQSSIVKGIGDDAAVFRQNYQDVVTAVDTFVENIHFSRETMDPYHVGYRVLATNISDMAAMGATPTYYMISIVIPEDWSDQELQEIYQGMKAIASNYRMDLIGGDTVAGSELVVSVTIIGIVDKGKARYRSDMKENDILFVTGTLGDAAAGLYLLTTKELDNLKNHKYLIDRHRLPTPRVAFAEALGELDRVALNDISDGIASEANELAVASNLTIHLDLLKLPKHENLTQFTSEQQRNFQLFGGEDFELIGSVPQKDWNRVQEAAKKTNTKITKIGFVSDEESTNKLAFIHEGGAKKLLNKDGYTHRR, from the coding sequence ATGGATGAGTTTAAATTTATTGATTCAATTAAACAGAGTACGTATAAACAATCAAGCATAGTTAAAGGAATTGGTGATGATGCAGCTGTTTTTCGCCAGAATTATCAAGATGTAGTCACAGCTGTTGATACATTCGTTGAGAATATTCATTTCTCAAGAGAAACAATGGATCCGTATCATGTTGGATACCGCGTCTTGGCTACAAATATCAGTGATATGGCAGCAATGGGTGCTACGCCGACTTATTATATGATCTCAATAGTAATACCAGAGGATTGGTCTGATCAGGAGTTACAAGAAATTTATCAAGGAATGAAGGCTATTGCATCAAATTATCGTATGGATTTAATTGGTGGTGATACTGTAGCTGGTTCCGAGTTAGTAGTTTCTGTTACAATTATAGGTATTGTCGACAAAGGAAAAGCACGGTATCGAAGTGACATGAAAGAAAATGATATACTATTCGTAACGGGAACATTAGGAGATGCCGCTGCAGGACTATATTTATTAACTACAAAAGAATTGGATAACTTAAAGAATCATAAGTATTTAATTGATCGACATCGTTTACCTACACCACGAGTGGCATTTGCAGAAGCTTTAGGAGAATTAGATCGTGTAGCATTAAATGATATAAGTGATGGAATTGCTAGTGAAGCAAATGAGCTTGCTGTCGCGTCAAATCTTACCATTCATCTTGATTTGTTAAAACTACCAAAGCATGAGAATTTAACGCAATTTACAAGTGAACAACAACGAAACTTTCAATTGTTTGGCGGAGAGGATTTTGAGTTGATAGGATCAGTTCCCCAAAAAGATTGGAATAGAGTCCAAGAGGCAGCTAAGAAAACAAATACGAAAATTACAAAGATTGGCTTTGTATCAGATGAAGAGTCTACTAATAAGCTGGCTTTTATCCATGAAGGTGGAGCGAAGAAGTTATTAAATAAAGACGGCTATACACATAGGAGATAG
- the tsaE gene encoding tRNA (adenosine(37)-N6)-threonylcarbamoyltransferase complex ATPase subunit type 1 TsaE, translating to MTKKFEIITHTSEETTRFAEKLAILLRPGDVVTLKGDLGAGKTTFTKGIGAGLGVRRTINSPTYTIVKEYVGELTLYHMDVYRLEDSEEDIGFDEYFNGNGISIVEWPQFIQPFLPEARLDISLEVIDDLKRKITFYPKSADFQRLCEELLR from the coding sequence ATGACGAAAAAATTTGAGATTATAACACATACATCTGAGGAAACAACGCGTTTTGCTGAAAAGTTAGCAATCTTGTTAAGACCAGGTGATGTAGTCACATTAAAAGGTGATTTAGGTGCTGGTAAAACGACTTTTACTAAGGGAATAGGTGCTGGATTAGGTGTTAGGCGAACAATAAATAGCCCCACCTATACAATTGTAAAAGAGTATGTCGGTGAATTAACACTTTATCATATGGATGTTTATCGTCTAGAAGATAGTGAAGAAGACATTGGATTTGACGAATACTTTAATGGAAATGGTATATCGATAGTAGAATGGCCACAATTCATTCAACCGTTTTTACCTGAAGCGCGGTTAGATATATCTTTAGAAGTGATAGACGATCTAAAACGAAAGATTACATTTTATCCAAAAAGCGCTGATTTTCAAAGGTTATGTGAGGAGTTATTACGATGA
- the tsaB gene encoding tRNA (adenosine(37)-N6)-threonylcarbamoyltransferase complex dimerization subunit type 1 TsaB: MNILAIDTSSETMGIAIYEQDKLKVEYISNSKNQHSVRLMPAIQQLMSDAMLAPRDLSRIVVAKGPGSYTGVRIGLSTAKTMAWSLNIPVIGISSLETLALQAASFQQLICPFFDARRGLVYTGLYQPNDIGVLESVEEEQNILFEDWLKQLKQKNEKIIFLSPDIEMYRELIMETLGELAIIPLESFHIARPSLLAIAGRDRQPTNVHELIPNYLRLVEAEAKWLEAQRKEHNG; this comes from the coding sequence ATGAATATACTAGCAATAGATACATCAAGTGAGACGATGGGAATTGCCATATACGAACAAGATAAATTGAAAGTTGAATATATTTCTAACAGTAAGAATCAGCATTCTGTTCGATTAATGCCTGCTATTCAGCAACTTATGAGTGATGCAATGTTAGCGCCCAGAGACTTATCAAGAATTGTTGTTGCGAAAGGTCCGGGGTCGTATACTGGTGTAAGAATAGGATTATCAACTGCTAAAACGATGGCATGGTCTTTAAATATTCCTGTAATAGGAATTTCTAGTTTAGAGACACTAGCACTACAGGCAGCAAGTTTTCAACAACTTATTTGTCCGTTTTTTGATGCGAGACGTGGATTAGTCTATACTGGATTGTACCAACCTAATGATATTGGTGTATTGGAATCAGTAGAAGAGGAACAAAATATTTTATTTGAAGATTGGTTAAAGCAATTAAAACAAAAAAATGAAAAGATCATTTTTTTAAGTCCAGACATAGAGATGTATAGGGAATTAATAATGGAGACACTTGGCGAGTTGGCCATTATTCCATTAGAATCATTTCATATTGCAAGACCATCACTATTAGCAATAGCAGGAAGAGATCGTCAACCTACTAATGTACATGAGTTAATTCCAAATTATTTACGGTTAGTAGAGGCTGAAGCGAAATGGTTAGAAGCACAAAGGAAAGAACATAATGGATGA
- the rimI gene encoding ribosomal protein S18-alanine N-acetyltransferase — MTYKDIEEVAMIEKKSFTLPWTIDIYEKELTENSYAHYYVVEKNDKIIGFCGVWIVIDEAQITNIAILPDYRGQNYGVGLFQYIINQVIASGVRRLSLEVRVSNIIAQRLYRKFGLKPAGIRKNYYTDNNEDAIVMWVDL; from the coding sequence ATGACATATAAAGATATAGAAGAAGTAGCAATGATTGAAAAAAAATCATTTACCTTACCGTGGACAATAGATATATATGAAAAAGAGTTGACGGAAAATTCATACGCACATTATTATGTTGTAGAAAAAAACGATAAGATCATTGGTTTTTGTGGTGTATGGATCGTAATTGATGAGGCACAAATAACAAATATAGCTATCTTGCCAGATTATCGTGGTCAAAATTATGGTGTAGGTTTATTCCAATATATTATTAATCAAGTTATTGCAAGTGGGGTAAGAAGACTTTCTTTGGAAGTACGTGTATCAAATATAATTGCACAGAGGTTATATCGGAAGTTTGGTTTAAAACCGGCCGGTATAAGGAAAAATTATTATACTGATAATAATGAAGATGCAATAGTGATGTGGGTGGACTTATAA
- the tsaD gene encoding tRNA (adenosine(37)-N6)-threonylcarbamoyltransferase complex transferase subunit TsaD: MHTKKDEYILAIETSCDETAAAVIKNGTEVVANVVASQIESHKRFGGVVPEIASRHHVEQITIVLEETFEQAKMTVDDVDAIAVTEGPGLVGALLVGVNAAKALAFAHNKPLIGVHHIAGHIYANRLLEEFTFPLLALVVSGGHTELILMREHGKFEVIGETRDDAAGEAYDKVARTLDLPYPGGPQIDKLAQIGKEVIDFPRAWLEEGSYDFSFSGLKSSVINTIHNATQRGEVLKKEDIAASFQASVVEVLTEKAYQAAKKYQVKQVIVAGGVAANQTLRKSLTDKFEQEPVALLIPPLWLCTDNAAMIGAAGSIAYTLGHRSDWFLNANPGLDIELYGRR, translated from the coding sequence ATGCATACAAAAAAAGATGAATACATATTAGCAATAGAAACGAGTTGCGATGAAACTGCTGCTGCGGTTATTAAAAATGGAACAGAAGTAGTAGCTAACGTAGTAGCATCACAAATTGAAAGTCATAAGCGTTTTGGTGGTGTTGTCCCTGAAATTGCATCACGACATCATGTTGAACAAATTACAATTGTATTAGAGGAAACATTTGAACAAGCTAAAATGACTGTAGATGATGTTGATGCAATTGCTGTTACAGAAGGCCCAGGTCTAGTTGGTGCTTTGTTAGTTGGGGTAAATGCAGCAAAAGCCTTAGCATTTGCTCATAATAAACCACTAATTGGTGTACATCATATTGCGGGTCATATTTATGCAAATCGGTTATTGGAAGAATTCACTTTTCCACTCCTTGCATTAGTTGTTTCTGGTGGACATACAGAGTTAATTTTAATGCGAGAACATGGAAAATTTGAAGTCATTGGTGAAACGCGAGATGATGCAGCTGGTGAAGCTTATGATAAAGTTGCCAGAACATTGGATTTACCCTATCCTGGTGGACCACAAATTGATAAACTAGCACAAATAGGTAAAGAAGTGATCGATTTTCCACGTGCTTGGCTTGAAGAAGGCTCTTATGACTTTAGTTTTAGTGGCTTGAAATCCTCCGTAATCAATACGATTCATAATGCGACGCAACGTGGAGAAGTTTTAAAGAAAGAAGATATAGCAGCAAGTTTCCAAGCTAGTGTGGTAGAGGTTTTAACAGAAAAGGCTTATCAAGCAGCAAAGAAATACCAGGTAAAGCAAGTTATTGTAGCAGGTGGTGTAGCTGCGAATCAAACCTTACGAAAGTCCTTAACAGATAAGTTTGAACAGGAACCAGTAGCGTTACTCATACCACCGTTATGGTTGTGTACCGATAATGCTGCAATGATAGGCGCTGCAGGATCGATTGCTTACACCTTAGGTCATCGTTCAGATTGGTTTTTAAATGCTAACCCTGGGTTAGATATTGAGCTCTATGGTCGACGCTAA
- a CDS encoding ABC-F family ATP-binding cassette domain-containing protein, with protein MILMQVNNLVKRYGAELILSNIKLEIQTNDRIAIVGRNGAGKSTLLKVMAGLLSYDEGEIHKPKDVSLGYLAQNTGLETNETIWAEMLHVFEDLIKKETALRKMELQMGDPAIIQDEKRYQQLLAQYDIQQQAFKMEGGYHYEADIKSVLNGLHFQDYDLETPINTLSGGQKTRLALGKLLLSKPSILILDEPTNHLDIETLTWLEGYLNNYDGAVVIVSHDRYFLDKTTKTVYEISRNQSKKYHGNYTKYLEQKAVDYELEMKQFEKQQTEIKKLEDFVQKNLVRASTTKRAQSRRKQLEKMDRLDQPSGDESSATFSFNINRRSGNDVLKINNLAFRYNKDEETIFSDLTFQTNRGDRIALVGPNGVGKTTLLKTIIDELEPSSGSIDIGSNVQIGYYDQEQANLSSIKSVLMELWDDYPTVNEKDIRTVLGNFLFSGDDVLKSVNSLSGGEKARLALAKLMMQKANLLVLDEPTNHLDLDSKEILEAALLEFPGTLIFVSHDRYFINEIASQVIEMQPDGATIFLGDYDYYLEKKQEAFELKKLEEQTSNQVTKTKDVKTNFHTDKEKKQTQRKKERRITEIENKIEVLEQEIAENEDLLCQPEIFQDHEKALELTEKNDQNNKQMEDLMEEWELLQEEVKG; from the coding sequence ATGATTTTAATGCAAGTAAACAATTTAGTGAAGAGATATGGTGCTGAATTAATTCTATCAAATATAAAATTAGAAATACAAACCAACGATCGGATTGCTATTGTTGGTAGAAATGGGGCAGGTAAATCAACCTTACTAAAAGTAATGGCTGGTCTCCTCTCTTACGATGAAGGTGAAATCCATAAACCAAAAGATGTCTCCTTAGGTTATTTAGCACAAAACACTGGGCTAGAGACCAATGAAACCATTTGGGCTGAAATGCTTCATGTTTTCGAGGATTTAATAAAAAAGGAAACTGCACTTCGTAAAATGGAATTACAAATGGGCGATCCTGCAATTATTCAAGATGAAAAAAGATATCAACAACTACTTGCACAATATGATATACAGCAACAAGCCTTTAAAATGGAGGGCGGTTATCACTACGAAGCCGATATAAAGTCTGTATTAAATGGCTTGCATTTTCAAGACTACGACCTAGAAACGCCAATTAATACACTTAGTGGTGGTCAGAAAACACGTTTAGCGTTAGGAAAACTACTTCTATCAAAGCCCTCTATTTTAATATTAGATGAACCAACAAACCATTTAGATATTGAAACATTAACATGGCTTGAAGGTTATTTAAATAATTATGATGGTGCGGTTGTAATTGTTTCACACGATCGTTATTTCTTAGATAAGACAACGAAAACGGTATATGAGATTTCCCGTAATCAGTCGAAAAAGTATCATGGTAATTATACTAAGTATTTAGAACAAAAGGCTGTAGATTATGAGTTAGAAATGAAGCAATTCGAGAAACAGCAAACCGAGATAAAAAAACTTGAAGATTTTGTTCAAAAGAATCTTGTTCGCGCATCTACAACTAAAAGAGCACAAAGTAGACGAAAACAACTAGAAAAGATGGATAGATTAGATCAACCCAGTGGTGATGAATCTTCAGCCACCTTCTCCTTCAATATAAATCGTAGAAGTGGTAATGATGTTTTAAAAATTAATAACCTTGCTTTTCGTTATAACAAGGATGAAGAGACTATCTTTTCTGACCTTACATTCCAAACAAATAGAGGTGACCGCATCGCTTTAGTTGGACCTAATGGTGTAGGGAAGACCACTTTATTAAAAACGATTATAGATGAACTAGAGCCTTCTAGTGGGTCTATCGATATTGGCAGCAATGTACAAATCGGTTATTATGATCAGGAACAAGCAAATCTCAGTTCCATTAAATCTGTTTTAATGGAACTTTGGGACGATTATCCAACAGTAAATGAAAAAGATATACGGACAGTGCTTGGTAACTTTTTATTCTCTGGTGACGATGTTTTAAAAAGTGTTAACTCCCTAAGTGGTGGTGAAAAGGCTAGACTAGCTCTTGCTAAACTCATGATGCAAAAGGCAAATCTATTAGTACTCGATGAGCCAACAAATCATTTAGATTTAGACAGTAAAGAGATATTAGAGGCTGCATTACTAGAGTTTCCAGGAACACTGATTTTCGTTTCACATGATCGTTATTTCATTAATGAAATTGCTTCTCAAGTTATCGAAATGCAACCAGACGGGGCTACTATTTTCTTAGGTGATTATGATTATTACTTAGAAAAGAAACAAGAAGCGTTTGAATTAAAAAAATTAGAAGAGCAGACTTCTAATCAAGTCACAAAAACCAAAGACGTGAAGACTAACTTTCATACTGATAAAGAAAAGAAGCAAACACAACGTAAGAAAGAGAGACGAATTACAGAAATAGAAAATAAAATAGAAGTACTCGAACAGGAAATAGCTGAAAATGAAGATTTATTATGCCAGCCAGAAATTTTTCAAGATCATGAAAAAGCTTTAGAATTAACAGAAAAAAATGACCAGAATAATAAACAAATGGAAGATTTAATGGAGGAATGGGAATTGCTTCAGGAAGAAGTGAAAGGCTAA
- a CDS encoding redox-sensing transcriptional repressor Rex, with translation MQSKIPQATAKRLPLYYRFLNNLHIQGKSRVSSKELSEAVKVDSATIRRDFSYFGALGKKGYGYNVEYLLGFFRKTLDQDETSNVALIGVGNLGTAFLHYNFTKNNNTKIEMAFDADDGKVGQEIGGVPIHHIDDLEKKLGNVEAVILTVPGAEAQQITDRLTDSGITGILNFTPARINVSEDVRVHHIDLAVELQSLLYFMKHYPNDAVEE, from the coding sequence ATGCAAAGTAAAATACCACAAGCAACAGCTAAAAGATTACCATTATATTATCGCTTTTTAAATAATTTACATATACAAGGAAAATCGCGTGTCTCTTCAAAAGAACTGAGTGAAGCAGTAAAAGTTGACTCTGCAACGATTAGACGAGATTTCTCGTATTTTGGAGCATTAGGTAAAAAAGGTTATGGCTATAATGTCGAATATTTATTAGGCTTCTTTAGAAAAACATTAGATCAAGATGAGACGAGCAATGTAGCATTAATTGGTGTAGGTAATTTAGGAACTGCCTTTTTGCATTATAATTTCACGAAAAATAACAACACAAAAATAGAAATGGCATTTGATGCAGATGATGGTAAAGTAGGCCAAGAAATTGGAGGTGTACCGATTCATCATATAGATGATTTGGAAAAGAAACTTGGTAACGTTGAGGCGGTTATTTTAACTGTACCAGGTGCAGAGGCACAACAAATAACGGATCGATTAACTGATTCCGGAATTACAGGTATTTTAAATTTTACACCTGCACGTATAAATGTTTCAGAAGATGTCCGAGTCCATCACATTGATTTAGCAGTTGAGTTACAGTCATTGTTATACTTCATGAAGCATTATCCAAATGATGCAGTAGAGGAATAG
- a CDS encoding DUF4305 domain-containing protein, whose product MRTSPLVAATFYIGIGIAFTYIGITSIQETGWSLLILLFAIFATLDFAVAIRLIRIHIHIKKAKNSK is encoded by the coding sequence ATGCGAACCTCGCCATTGGTTGCAGCAACCTTTTACATTGGTATTGGGATTGCATTCACATATATAGGGATAACATCAATCCAAGAGACCGGTTGGAGTTTATTAATTCTATTATTTGCTATATTTGCTACTTTAGATTTTGCAGTAGCAATTCGCCTAATTAGAATACACATTCATATAAAGAAAGCGAAGAATTCAAAATAA
- a CDS encoding CPBP family intramembrane glutamic endopeptidase — MTRNYIYILGTYILMQLSSYPLLLVLEIADVNEDYFGTIGIAWTVFSFLAALLIILLLLKPEKNLRKDPEAASNGMVIIWSLIGLILAFIGQGVINYLQTTFLGVSPDSENTQNIIEIARAAPIFIIVVAVIGPILEEIVFRKIIFGSIYKRTNFFIGALASGLIFAVVHNDFPHILTYLTIGFVFAFIYVQSKRIIVPIIAHASMNTMVVIAQLSISPEELEKMLEQYEKLQMIVIGG, encoded by the coding sequence TTGACTAGAAACTACATATACATCTTAGGAACATATATATTGATGCAACTTTCTTCTTATCCACTTCTATTGGTCCTAGAAATTGCTGATGTGAACGAAGACTATTTTGGAACAATAGGTATCGCGTGGACCGTATTCAGCTTTTTGGCAGCATTACTCATTATATTACTGTTGTTAAAACCTGAGAAAAATTTGAGAAAAGACCCAGAAGCAGCCAGTAATGGTATGGTAATCATTTGGTCTCTTATAGGCTTAATCTTAGCATTCATTGGCCAAGGGGTTATCAACTATCTTCAAACAACATTTCTTGGAGTTAGTCCAGATTCAGAGAATACCCAAAATATAATCGAAATTGCAAGAGCAGCACCAATCTTTATCATTGTAGTTGCTGTAATTGGTCCAATTTTAGAAGAAATTGTTTTTCGAAAAATCATTTTCGGAAGCATATATAAAAGAACGAACTTCTTTATTGGCGCCTTAGCTTCTGGTTTAATTTTTGCAGTGGTGCATAATGATTTCCCACACATTTTAACCTATCTAACAATTGGATTTGTGTTTGCGTTTATTTATGTTCAATCAAAACGGATTATTGTACCAATCATTGCACATGCATCGATGAATACAATGGTCGTCATTGCACAATTAAGTATTTCACCAGAAGAGCTTGAGAAAATGCTCGAGCAATATGAAAAATTACAAATGATAGTGATTGGAGGCTAA
- the groES gene encoding co-chaperone GroES yields the protein MLKPLGDRVIIELVEEVQKTASGIVLPDSAQEKPQEGKVVAVGSGRVADNGERFPLEVAEGNTIIFSKFAGTEVKYEGNEYLILRESDILAIIG from the coding sequence ATGTTAAAGCCATTAGGAGACCGTGTCATTATTGAACTCGTAGAAGAAGTACAGAAAACAGCAAGTGGAATTGTTTTACCAGATTCTGCACAAGAAAAGCCGCAAGAAGGAAAAGTTGTTGCAGTCGGGTCTGGTCGTGTAGCAGATAATGGAGAAAGATTTCCTTTGGAAGTCGCAGAAGGAAATACAATTATTTTCTCTAAATTTGCAGGCACAGAAGTGAAGTATGAAGGTAATGAATACTTAATTCTTCGTGAAAGTGACATTCTAGCTATTATTGGCTAA
- the groL gene encoding chaperonin GroEL (60 kDa chaperone family; promotes refolding of misfolded polypeptides especially under stressful conditions; forms two stacked rings of heptamers to form a barrel-shaped 14mer; ends can be capped by GroES; misfolded proteins enter the barrel where they are refolded when GroES binds), producing the protein MAKELKFSEDARRAMLRGVDTLANAVKVTLGPKGRNVVLGKKYGSPLITNDGVTIAKEIELEDAFENMGAQLVAEVASQTNDVAGDGTTTATVLAQAMIQEGLKNVASGANPVGVRRGIEKAVKVATEELRSISKPIEGRDSIAQVAAISSGDDEVGQLIAEAMERVGNDGVITIEESKGFNTELEVVEGMQFDRGYASPYMVTDQDKMEAELEDPYILITDKKINNIQEVLPVLEQVVQQGKPLLLIAEDVEGEALATLVVNKLRGTFNAVAVKAPGFGDRRKAMLEDIAALTGAEVITEDLGLELKNTTIEQLGRATKVVVTKENTTIVEGSGNPEQISSRVAQIRAQAEETTSEFDKEKLQERLAKLSGGVAVIKVGAATETELKERKLRIEDALNSTRAAVEEGIVAGGGTALINVYKNVQALDLVGDEQTGANIVLRSLEEPVRQIAHNAGLEGSIIVERLKTEKVGMGYNAATGEWVNMIDAGIVDPTKVTRSALQNAASVAAMFLTTEAVVADIPEENTGGGMPDMGGMGGMGGMM; encoded by the coding sequence ATGGCTAAAGAATTGAAATTTAGTGAAGATGCTCGTCGCGCAATGCTACGAGGTGTAGATACATTAGCAAATGCAGTGAAAGTAACATTAGGACCAAAAGGACGTAATGTCGTATTAGGTAAAAAATATGGTTCACCGCTTATTACTAATGATGGTGTAACAATTGCTAAAGAAATTGAATTAGAAGATGCGTTTGAAAATATGGGTGCACAGCTTGTAGCTGAAGTTGCATCTCAAACAAACGATGTTGCTGGTGATGGTACGACAACTGCAACAGTACTTGCACAAGCAATGATTCAAGAAGGTTTGAAAAACGTTGCTTCTGGTGCAAATCCAGTAGGCGTACGTCGTGGTATTGAAAAAGCAGTGAAAGTTGCAACTGAAGAATTACGCAGTATTTCTAAACCGATTGAAGGAAGAGATTCAATTGCACAAGTTGCAGCAATCTCCTCTGGTGACGATGAAGTAGGACAATTAATCGCAGAAGCTATGGAACGCGTTGGTAACGACGGTGTTATCACAATTGAAGAATCAAAAGGTTTCAATACAGAATTAGAAGTAGTAGAAGGTATGCAATTTGATCGTGGTTATGCTTCTCCATATATGGTTACTGACCAAGATAAAATGGAAGCAGAACTTGAAGATCCGTACATTCTAATTACAGATAAAAAAATCAATAATATCCAAGAAGTACTTCCTGTTCTAGAACAAGTTGTACAACAAGGTAAACCACTTCTATTAATAGCTGAAGATGTAGAAGGCGAAGCACTTGCAACACTTGTTGTAAACAAACTTCGTGGTACATTTAATGCCGTAGCAGTTAAAGCACCTGGTTTTGGTGATCGTCGTAAAGCTATGCTTGAAGACATTGCAGCATTAACTGGTGCAGAAGTAATTACAGAAGACCTTGGTCTTGAGTTGAAGAACACTACAATCGAACAATTAGGTCGCGCAACTAAAGTAGTTGTAACAAAAGAAAACACTACAATAGTTGAAGGCTCTGGAAATCCAGAACAAATCTCTTCACGTGTTGCACAAATTCGTGCACAAGCAGAAGAAACTACTTCTGAATTTGATAAAGAGAAACTACAAGAACGTTTAGCAAAACTTTCTGGTGGGGTTGCAGTAATTAAAGTTGGTGCAGCAACTGAAACAGAATTAAAAGAACGTAAACTACGCATTGAAGATGCATTGAACTCAACACGCGCAGCTGTAGAAGAAGGTATTGTTGCTGGTGGTGGTACAGCGTTAATTAATGTCTACAAAAACGTTCAAGCACTTGATTTAGTTGGAGACGAACAAACTGGTGCAAATATTGTACTTCGTTCTTTAGAAGAACCAGTTCGTCAAATCGCACACAATGCTGGTTTAGAAGGCTCTATTATTGTAGAACGTCTTAAAACAGAAAAAGTAGGCATGGGTTATAACGCGGCTACTGGCGAATGGGTAAACATGATCGACGCTGGTATCGTAGACCCAACTAAAGTTACACGCTCAGCACTACAAAACGCAGCATCCGTTGCAGCAATGTTCCTAACTACTGAAGCAGTAGTAGCAGACATTCCTGAAGAAAACACAGGTGGCGGAATGCCAGACATGGGCGGCATGGGTGGCATGGGCGGCATGATGTAG